A region from the Paraburkholderia youngii genome encodes:
- a CDS encoding DUF2059 domain-containing protein: MQKRFKQLMLLAAIVPTFAMAQALQNQAPAAPAAAAAPVDPAKQAAIKDLLDAIDAQKLVGAIGNSAQMQAKQLVPAILSDALTENKTMTDKQKQAAVPTLQKNAVPKLVDAAGQVFATDGFRQDAMQAQYDAYAKYYSVSEIKDLTTFYKSPTGRKFIQVQDQVGRDVVNGLMQKYMPESIKATRDQADKEVASVKPAAK, translated from the coding sequence ATGCAAAAACGATTCAAACAACTGATGTTGCTGGCTGCCATCGTGCCGACCTTCGCCATGGCTCAAGCGCTGCAGAACCAGGCGCCCGCAGCTCCGGCTGCCGCAGCAGCACCGGTTGATCCGGCCAAGCAAGCTGCCATCAAGGACCTGCTCGACGCCATCGACGCGCAGAAGCTGGTTGGCGCAATCGGCAATAGCGCGCAGATGCAGGCCAAGCAGCTCGTGCCGGCAATCCTGTCGGACGCGCTGACCGAGAACAAGACGATGACGGACAAGCAGAAGCAGGCCGCCGTGCCGACGCTGCAGAAGAACGCGGTGCCGAAGCTGGTGGACGCGGCAGGCCAGGTCTTCGCAACCGACGGCTTCCGTCAGGACGCGATGCAAGCTCAGTACGATGCATACGCGAAGTACTACAGCGTGTCGGAAATCAAGGACCTGACCACGTTCTACAAGAGCCCGACCGGACGCAAGTTTATCCAGGTGCAAGACCAGGTTGGCCGCGACGTCGTGAACGGTCTGATGCAGAAGTACATGCCGGAATCGATCAAGGCAACGCGTGACCAGGCCGACAAGGAAGTCGCATCGGTCAAGCCGGCTGCCAAGTAA
- the serC gene encoding 3-phosphoserine/phosphohydroxythreonine transaminase has protein sequence MRVFNFSAGPAAMPVEVLRQAADEMLNWQGSGMSVMEMSHRGKEFMSIHEAALTDLRELLQVPASHRILFLQGGGLGENAIVPMNLLGSKPRADFVVTGSWSQKSFKEAEKYGSVHLAATGKTAEGYTRAPARAEWQLSDDPAYVHLCTNETIHGVETFEIPDLGDIPLVADASSHILSRPMDIAKYGVLFGGAQKNIGMAGVTVVIVREDMLDRAMPICPSAFEWKTVAENNSMYNTPPTYAIYIAGLVFKWLKNQGGLQAMEARNLEKSKLLYDTIDSSSFYLNKVERGSRSRMNVPFFLADESRNEDFLSGAKARGLVQLKGHKSVGGMRASIYNAVPLEGVKALVEYMKEFEQRSA, from the coding sequence ATGCGCGTTTTTAATTTCTCCGCCGGCCCGGCGGCCATGCCCGTAGAAGTGCTGCGCCAGGCAGCCGACGAGATGCTGAACTGGCAAGGTAGTGGTATGAGCGTGATGGAAATGAGCCATCGCGGCAAGGAATTCATGTCGATCCACGAAGCAGCGCTGACCGATCTGCGCGAGTTGCTGCAGGTGCCGGCAAGTCACCGCATCCTTTTCCTGCAGGGCGGCGGCCTCGGCGAGAACGCGATCGTGCCGATGAACCTGCTCGGCTCGAAACCGCGGGCGGATTTCGTCGTCACCGGCTCGTGGTCGCAGAAATCGTTCAAGGAAGCGGAAAAATACGGCAGCGTGCATCTTGCCGCGACCGGCAAGACGGCCGAGGGCTACACGCGCGCGCCGGCGCGTGCGGAATGGCAACTGTCGGACGATCCGGCTTACGTGCATTTGTGCACCAACGAGACCATTCACGGCGTCGAAACCTTCGAGATTCCCGACCTCGGCGATATTCCGCTCGTGGCGGACGCGTCGTCGCACATCCTTTCGCGCCCGATGGACATCGCCAAATACGGCGTGCTGTTCGGCGGCGCGCAGAAGAATATCGGCATGGCGGGCGTGACGGTCGTGATCGTGCGTGAGGACATGCTCGATCGCGCAATGCCGATTTGCCCATCGGCGTTCGAATGGAAGACCGTCGCCGAGAACAACTCGATGTACAACACGCCGCCCACCTATGCGATCTATATTGCCGGGCTCGTGTTTAAGTGGTTGAAGAACCAGGGCGGCCTCCAGGCGATGGAGGCGCGCAACCTCGAAAAATCGAAGCTGCTGTACGACACGATCGACTCGAGCAGCTTCTATCTGAACAAGGTCGAACGTGGCTCGCGCTCGCGGATGAACGTACCGTTCTTCCTCGCCGACGAGTCGCGCAACGAAGATTTCCTGTCCGGCGCGAAAGCGCGGGGATTGGTGCAGCTAAAGGGCCACAAGTCCGTCGGCGGCATGCGGGCGTCGATTTATAACGCCGTCCCGCTCGAAGGCGTCAAAGCGCTTGTCGAATACATGAAGGAATTCGAACAGCGCAGCGCCTGA
- the pheA gene encoding prephenate dehydratase, translating into MDDELNTRLKPLRDRIDALDAQLIALLNQRASVALEVGEIKKHFNAPVFRPEREMQVIARLQEMSAGPLADEHISAIWREIMAASRALEKSIKAAYLGPVGTYSEQAMHEYFGQSIEGLPCPSIDEVFRSVEAGAADYGVVPVENSTEGAVSRTLDLLLQTQLTIGGELALPIHHNLLTQNGLAGVTRVCAHAQALAQCQRWLSTNAPHLERQAVSSNAEAARMAAEDPTVAAIAGDRAAIHYGLQVTNALIQDDPHNRTRFVMIGKEPTGPSGYDQTSLIVSVANEPGAMVKLLEPLARHGVSMTRFESRPARVGTWEYYFYIDVEGHRDDPAVAAALAGLGEKAAFLKILGSYPRAR; encoded by the coding sequence ATGGACGACGAACTCAATACACGACTCAAACCTCTGCGCGATCGCATCGACGCGCTCGACGCGCAGCTGATCGCGCTCCTGAACCAGCGCGCGTCGGTCGCGCTCGAAGTGGGCGAGATCAAGAAGCATTTCAACGCGCCGGTGTTCCGGCCCGAGCGCGAGATGCAGGTGATCGCGCGCCTGCAGGAAATGAGCGCGGGGCCGCTCGCGGACGAACACATCAGCGCGATCTGGCGCGAGATCATGGCCGCGAGCCGCGCGCTAGAAAAGAGCATCAAGGCCGCGTATCTCGGGCCGGTCGGCACCTATAGCGAACAGGCGATGCACGAGTACTTCGGTCAGTCTATCGAAGGGCTGCCGTGCCCCTCGATCGATGAAGTATTCCGCTCGGTCGAGGCGGGCGCCGCCGACTACGGCGTCGTGCCGGTCGAGAACTCGACCGAAGGCGCGGTGTCGCGCACGCTGGATCTGCTGCTGCAAACCCAGCTGACCATCGGCGGCGAACTCGCATTGCCGATCCATCACAACCTGCTCACGCAAAACGGGCTCGCTGGCGTCACGCGCGTATGCGCGCATGCGCAGGCGCTCGCGCAGTGCCAGCGCTGGCTGTCGACCAATGCGCCGCATCTCGAGCGCCAGGCGGTGTCGAGTAATGCCGAAGCTGCACGGATGGCGGCCGAAGATCCGACTGTCGCGGCCATCGCCGGCGATCGCGCCGCGATCCACTACGGCCTGCAGGTCACCAACGCGCTGATCCAGGATGATCCGCACAACCGCACGCGCTTCGTAATGATCGGCAAGGAGCCGACCGGTCCGAGCGGCTACGACCAGACCTCGCTGATCGTGTCGGTCGCGAACGAACCGGGCGCGATGGTCAAGCTGCTCGAGCCGCTCGCTCGCCACGGCGTGTCGATGACACGTTTCGAATCGCGTCCGGCGCGCGTCGGCACGTGGGAGTACTACTTCTATATCGATGTCGAAGGCCATCGCGACGATCCGGCTGTGGCTGCCGCGCTCGCCGGTCTCGGCGAGAAGGCCGCGTTCCTCAAAATACTCGGCTCATATCCGCGCGCCCGCTAA
- the hisC gene encoding histidinol-phosphate transaminase: MTASFGPSYVRAIAPYIAGKPISEVAREFGLDEASIVKLASNENPLGMPESAQHAMAQAIADLGRYPDSNGFELKAALAARYGVPAEWITLGNGSNDILELAAHAFVEKGQAVVFSQYSFAVYALATQGVGARAIVVPAVRYGHDLDAMLAAIDNDTRLVFVANPNNPTGTFVDGPTLEAFLDKVPRHVAVVLDEAYTEYLSADKRYDSIDWVRRYPNLLVSRTFSKAFGLAGLRIGFAIAQPGLTDLLNRLRQPFNVNTLAQAAAIAALNDSAFLQKSAALNAQGYTLLTEAFDKLGLEYVPSEGNFVLVRVGSDDKAGARVNLALLKQAVIVRPVDSYGLPQWLRITIGLPEENEAFLAALEKTLAEPDAA; this comes from the coding sequence ATGACAGCGTCTTTCGGCCCTTCCTATGTGCGCGCGATCGCGCCGTACATCGCCGGCAAGCCGATTTCGGAAGTGGCCCGCGAGTTCGGTCTCGACGAGGCGAGCATCGTGAAGCTCGCATCGAACGAGAATCCGCTCGGCATGCCGGAATCCGCGCAGCACGCGATGGCGCAGGCGATCGCCGATCTTGGCCGTTATCCGGACTCGAACGGTTTCGAGTTGAAGGCGGCGCTCGCCGCGCGCTACGGTGTGCCGGCTGAGTGGATCACCCTCGGTAACGGCAGCAACGACATCCTCGAACTCGCCGCGCACGCGTTCGTCGAGAAGGGCCAGGCGGTCGTGTTCTCGCAGTATTCGTTCGCGGTCTATGCGCTCGCGACGCAAGGCGTCGGCGCGCGCGCCATCGTCGTGCCGGCGGTGCGCTATGGTCACGACCTCGACGCGATGCTCGCCGCAATCGACAACGACACGCGTCTCGTGTTCGTCGCGAATCCGAACAATCCGACCGGCACGTTCGTCGACGGCCCGACGCTCGAGGCGTTTCTCGACAAGGTGCCGCGCCACGTGGCCGTCGTGCTCGACGAGGCGTACACCGAGTATCTGTCGGCGGACAAACGCTATGACTCCATTGACTGGGTGCGCCGCTATCCGAACCTGCTGGTTTCGCGTACGTTCTCGAAGGCGTTCGGGCTTGCGGGCTTGCGCATCGGTTTCGCGATCGCGCAGCCCGGGTTGACCGATTTGCTGAATCGACTGCGTCAACCGTTTAACGTAAATACGCTCGCGCAAGCCGCGGCGATCGCGGCACTGAACGACAGCGCGTTTCTGCAGAAAAGCGCGGCGCTGAACGCGCAGGGCTATACGCTTCTGACAGAGGCGTTCGACAAGCTTGGCCTCGAATACGTGCCGTCCGAAGGCAACTTTGTGCTCGTGCGCGTTGGCAGCGACGACAAAGCCGGCGCCCGCGTGAACCTTGCGCTGCTGAAGCAGGCCGTGATCGTGCGACCGGTCGACAGCTACGGCTTGCCGCAGTGGCTGCGCATCACGATCGGCTTGCCGGAGGAAAACGAAGCGTTCCTCGCGGCGCTCGAAAAGACGCTTGCCGAGCCTGACGCAGCGTAA
- a CDS encoding prephenate dehydrogenase, which yields MSDVAAFSFNKLVIFGVGLIGGSLARALRERGEAGGARMVVGVGRTSASSERALALGVIDGAAALTDDAALRGALAGADFVLLAAPVAQTQPLLERIAPHLDANTIVTDAGSTKSDVVAAARTALGARIGQFVPGHPIAGRESSGVDAALPDLYVNRNVVLCPLPENTPDAVERVAAMWRATGALVRDMTPQQHDRVFASVSHLPHVLSFALVEQILNSPDAALKFSFAAGGFRDFTRIAASSPEMWRDVCVANRVALLDELDAYTAVLARLRTAIEAGDGAALEAVFARSRVARSQWQEQRAAGVASGDASK from the coding sequence GTGAGCGACGTGGCCGCGTTTTCCTTTAACAAGCTGGTGATTTTCGGTGTTGGCCTGATCGGCGGATCGCTCGCGCGCGCGTTGCGTGAACGCGGCGAGGCTGGCGGGGCACGCATGGTGGTTGGGGTCGGACGGACCTCCGCGTCGAGCGAACGGGCGTTGGCGCTTGGTGTGATCGACGGCGCCGCGGCGCTCACCGACGACGCCGCGCTGCGCGGCGCGCTCGCGGGCGCGGACTTCGTGCTGCTCGCGGCGCCGGTCGCGCAGACCCAGCCGTTGCTCGAGCGCATCGCGCCCCATCTCGACGCCAACACGATCGTCACCGATGCGGGCAGCACCAAGTCCGACGTGGTCGCCGCCGCCCGCACGGCGCTCGGCGCCCGGATCGGCCAGTTCGTGCCGGGCCATCCGATCGCCGGTCGCGAGTCCAGCGGGGTCGATGCCGCGTTGCCCGATCTGTACGTGAACCGCAACGTCGTGCTGTGCCCGCTGCCCGAGAATACGCCGGACGCGGTCGAGCGCGTCGCGGCGATGTGGCGCGCCACCGGCGCATTGGTGCGGGACATGACGCCGCAGCAGCACGACCGCGTGTTCGCGTCGGTCAGTCATCTGCCGCACGTGCTGTCGTTCGCGCTCGTCGAGCAGATCCTCAATTCGCCCGACGCTGCGTTGAAGTTCTCGTTCGCGGCGGGCGGTTTTCGCGACTTCACGCGCATCGCCGCGTCGAGTCCGGAGATGTGGCGCGACGTCTGTGTCGCCAATCGCGTGGCGCTGCTCGACGAACTCGACGCGTACACCGCGGTACTCGCGCGCCTGCGCACGGCGATCGAAGCCGGCGACGGCGCCGCGCTCGAAGCCGTGTTCGCGCGCTCGCGCGTCGCACGCAGTCAGTGGCAGGAGCAGCGCGCGGCTGGCGTGGCCAGCGGCGACGCGTCGAAATAA
- the aroA gene encoding 3-phosphoshikimate 1-carboxyvinyltransferase — protein sequence MEFLDLGPFSRASGTVRLPGSKSISNRVLLLAALAEGETTITNLLDSDDTRVMLDALEKLGVRLKRDGDTCVVTGTRGAFTARTADLFLGNAGTAVRPLTAALAVNGGDYRIHGVPRMHERPIGDLVDGLRQIGAKIDYEQNEGYPPLRIRPAQITADAPIRVRGDVSSQFLTSLLMTLPLLRTATGVTTVQVDGELISKPYIEITIKLMARFGIEVERHGWHQFVVPAGKRYQSPGTIMVEGDASSASYFLAAGALGGGPLRVEGVGRASIQGDVGFADALIKMGANLQMGDDWIEVRGVGNDHGKLDPIDMDFNLIPDAAMTIAVAALFADGTSTLRNIASWRVKETDRIAAMATELRKVGAKVQEGEDFLVVTPPEKLIPNAAIDTYDDHRMAMCFSLVSLGGVPIRINDPRCVAKTFPDYFERFTALTQP from the coding sequence ATGGAATTCCTCGATCTCGGACCTTTTTCCCGTGCGTCCGGCACGGTTCGTCTGCCCGGCTCGAAGAGCATCTCGAACCGCGTGCTGCTGCTCGCCGCGCTCGCCGAAGGCGAGACGACGATCACGAACCTGCTCGACTCCGACGACACCCGCGTGATGCTCGACGCGCTCGAAAAGCTCGGCGTACGTTTGAAGCGCGACGGCGACACCTGCGTCGTGACCGGCACGCGCGGCGCGTTCACCGCGCGCACGGCCGACCTGTTCCTCGGCAATGCTGGCACGGCGGTGCGCCCGCTGACCGCGGCGCTCGCCGTGAACGGCGGCGACTACCGGATTCACGGCGTGCCGCGCATGCATGAACGGCCGATCGGCGATCTCGTCGACGGCCTGCGCCAGATCGGCGCGAAGATCGACTACGAGCAGAACGAAGGCTATCCGCCGCTGCGCATCCGTCCCGCCCAGATAACGGCCGACGCGCCGATCCGCGTACGCGGCGACGTGTCGAGCCAGTTCCTGACCTCGCTGCTGATGACGCTGCCGCTGTTGCGCACCGCGACCGGCGTCACCACCGTGCAGGTCGACGGCGAACTGATCTCGAAGCCGTACATCGAGATCACGATCAAGCTGATGGCGCGCTTCGGCATTGAGGTCGAGCGCCACGGCTGGCACCAGTTCGTGGTGCCGGCCGGGAAGCGGTATCAGTCGCCGGGCACGATCATGGTGGAAGGGGATGCGTCGTCGGCGTCGTATTTCCTCGCCGCGGGCGCACTCGGCGGCGGGCCCCTCAGAGTCGAAGGCGTGGGCCGCGCGAGCATCCAGGGCGACGTCGGATTTGCCGATGCGCTGATCAAGATGGGCGCGAACCTGCAGATGGGCGACGACTGGATTGAAGTGCGTGGCGTCGGCAACGACCACGGCAAGCTCGATCCGATCGACATGGACTTCAACCTGATCCCCGATGCCGCGATGACGATCGCGGTCGCCGCGCTGTTCGCGGACGGCACGAGCACGCTGCGCAACATCGCGAGCTGGCGCGTGAAGGAAACCGACCGCATCGCCGCAATGGCGACCGAGCTGCGCAAAGTCGGTGCGAAGGTGCAGGAAGGCGAAGATTTCCTCGTCGTCACGCCACCCGAAAAGCTGATCCCGAATGCCGCGATCGACACTTACGACGACCACCGCATGGCGATGTGCTTCTCGCTCGTGAGCTTGGGCGGTGTGCCGATCCGCATCAACGACCCGAGGTGCGTCGCCAAGACGTTCCCCGATTATTTCGAGCGCTTTACGGCGCTCACACAACCCTGA
- the cmk gene encoding (d)CMP kinase, which yields MKPTRPFHQTPVITIDGPSASGKGTVAAMVAANLGFHLLDSGALYRLAALASLRYSIAADDVDALVNLIDDLHITFREGLAQLDGVDVSTEIRAEEVGSRASAIAVHAPVRTALVARQRAFRKEPGLVADGRDMGTVIFQDAALKVFMTASVEARAMRRHKQLIQKGFSANIDDLLRDLRERDERDSQRAAAPLKPAADAKLLDTSALSVDQAVEQVVQWYEALVPHA from the coding sequence ATGAAACCGACTCGTCCCTTTCACCAGACGCCCGTCATTACGATCGACGGCCCTAGTGCCTCCGGCAAAGGCACTGTGGCCGCGATGGTGGCCGCCAACCTCGGCTTTCACCTGCTCGACAGCGGCGCGCTGTATCGGCTCGCGGCGCTCGCGAGCCTGCGCTATAGCATTGCGGCGGACGACGTCGACGCACTTGTCAACCTGATCGATGACCTCCATATCACGTTTCGCGAGGGGCTCGCGCAGCTTGACGGGGTCGATGTATCGACCGAAATCCGCGCCGAGGAAGTGGGCAGCCGCGCTTCGGCGATCGCCGTGCATGCGCCGGTGCGAACCGCGCTGGTGGCGCGCCAGCGGGCGTTTCGCAAGGAACCGGGACTGGTCGCCGACGGCCGCGACATGGGCACCGTGATCTTCCAGGACGCCGCGCTGAAGGTGTTCATGACCGCGAGCGTCGAGGCCCGCGCGATGCGCCGGCATAAGCAATTGATCCAAAAAGGATTTTCTGCTAATATAGATGACTTGCTCCGGGATTTGCGTGAGCGTGACGAGCGTGACAGTCAGCGCGCGGCCGCGCCGCTCAAGCCCGCGGCGGATGCAAAGCTGCTTGATACCTCCGCATTGTCGGTCGACCAGGCGGTCGAGCAGGTGGTGCAATGGTATGAAGCGCTGGTCCCGCATGCGTGA
- the rpsA gene encoding 30S ribosomal protein S1, with the protein MQTLIFMSDLQTSTPNTESFAALFEESLTKQDMRAGEVISAEVVRVDHNFVVVNAGLKSEAYIPLEEFLNDAGEVEVQAGDFVSVAIDALENGYGDTILSRDKAKRLASWLSLEKALDNNELVTGTITGKVKGGMTVMVNGIRAFLPGSLVDTRPVKDTTPYEGKTLEFRVIKLDRKRNNVVLSRRAVIEATQGEERAKLLETLKEGAIVEGVVKNITDYGAFVDLGGIDGLLHITDIAWRRVRHPSEVLSVGQEVTAKILKFDQEKNRVSLGIKQLGDDPWEGISRRYPSGTRLFGKVTNITDYGAFVEVESGIEGLVHVSEMDWTNKNVAPSKVVQLGDEVEVMVLEIDEDRRRISLGMKQCKPNPWDDFSRNFKKGDKISGAIKSITDFGVFIGLPGGIDGLVHLSDLSWSETGEEAVRKYKKGDEVEAIVLGIDVEKERISLGIKQLEGDPFSNYVAMNDKGSVVDGTVKSVDAKGAVVQLSGEVEGYLRASEIAQDRVEDARNVLKEGDKVNAMIINIDRKSRGINLSIKAKDSAEQQEAIRGLAASDSSAAATGTTNLGALLKAKLDGQNQ; encoded by the coding sequence ATGCAAACTCTGATTTTTATGTCCGACCTGCAAACCTCTACCCCGAATACCGAATCTTTTGCGGCTCTGTTCGAAGAGTCGCTGACCAAGCAGGACATGCGCGCTGGCGAAGTAATCTCCGCCGAAGTCGTGCGTGTCGACCACAACTTCGTGGTCGTGAACGCTGGTCTGAAGTCCGAAGCCTACATCCCGCTCGAAGAGTTCCTGAACGACGCGGGCGAGGTAGAAGTGCAGGCGGGCGACTTCGTTTCCGTCGCGATCGACGCGCTGGAAAACGGCTATGGCGACACCATCCTGTCGCGTGACAAGGCGAAGCGTCTGGCTTCGTGGTTGTCGCTGGAAAAGGCGCTGGACAACAACGAACTCGTGACCGGCACGATCACGGGCAAGGTCAAGGGCGGTATGACCGTGATGGTCAACGGCATCCGCGCGTTCCTGCCGGGTTCGCTGGTTGATACGCGTCCGGTCAAGGACACGACCCCGTACGAAGGCAAGACCCTCGAATTCCGCGTCATCAAGCTCGACCGCAAGCGTAACAACGTCGTGCTGTCGCGCCGCGCTGTCATCGAGGCAACGCAAGGCGAGGAGCGCGCGAAGCTGCTCGAAACGCTGAAGGAAGGCGCGATCGTCGAAGGCGTGGTCAAGAACATCACCGACTACGGCGCGTTCGTGGACCTCGGCGGCATCGACGGCCTGCTGCACATTACCGACATCGCATGGCGTCGCGTGCGTCACCCGAGCGAAGTTCTGTCGGTTGGCCAGGAAGTCACCGCGAAGATCCTCAAGTTCGACCAGGAAAAGAACCGCGTTTCGCTCGGTATCAAGCAACTGGGCGACGATCCGTGGGAAGGCATCTCGCGCCGTTACCCGTCGGGCACGCGTCTGTTCGGTAAGGTCACGAACATCACCGACTACGGCGCATTCGTCGAAGTGGAATCGGGCATTGAAGGCCTCGTCCACGTGTCGGAAATGGACTGGACCAACAAGAACGTTGCTCCGTCGAAGGTTGTCCAGTTGGGCGACGAAGTCGAAGTGATGGTTCTCGAAATCGACGAAGACCGCCGTCGTATCAGCCTCGGCATGAAGCAGTGCAAGCCGAACCCGTGGGACGACTTCAGCCGCAACTTCAAGAAGGGCGACAAGATCAGCGGCGCCATCAAGTCGATCACCGACTTTGGCGTGTTCATCGGTCTGCCGGGCGGCATCGACGGTCTGGTTCACCTGTCGGATCTGTCGTGGAGCGAAACCGGCGAGGAAGCCGTTCGCAAGTACAAGAAGGGCGACGAAGTGGAAGCGATCGTTCTCGGCATCGACGTCGAGAAGGAACGTATTTCACTGGGTATCAAGCAGCTCGAAGGTGACCCGTTCAGCAACTATGTTGCAATGAACGACAAGGGTTCCGTCGTCGACGGTACCGTCAAGTCGGTCGACGCGAAGGGTGCCGTGGTCCAGCTGTCGGGCGAAGTCGAAGGCTACCTGCGTGCTTCGGAAATCGCCCAAGACCGCGTGGAAGACGCTCGCAACGTGCTGAAGGAAGGCGACAAGGTCAACGCGATGATCATCAACATCGATCGCAAGTCGCGCGGCATCAACCTGTCGATCAAGGCGAAGGACTCGGCTGAGCAGCAGGAAGCCATCCGCGGTCTCGCTGCTTCGGATTCGAGCGCAGCCGCTACCGGCACGACGAACCTCGGCGCGCTGCTGAAGGCCAAGCTCGACGGCCAGAACCAGTAA
- a CDS encoding integration host factor subunit beta codes for MTKSELVAQLATRFPQLVLKDADFAVKTMLDAMSEALAKGHRIEIRGFGSFGLNRRPSRVGRNPKSGEKVLVPEKYVPHFKPGKELRERVDRRAGEPLKAEEPDDDL; via the coding sequence ATGACCAAATCGGAATTGGTCGCCCAGCTGGCTACGCGATTTCCGCAACTTGTTCTCAAGGATGCGGATTTCGCGGTGAAGACGATGCTTGATGCGATGTCGGAGGCGCTTGCCAAAGGTCATCGCATCGAAATTCGTGGCTTCGGCAGCTTCGGCCTCAACCGCCGTCCCTCCCGCGTCGGACGCAATCCGAAGTCGGGCGAGAAGGTGCTGGTACCCGAGAAGTACGTACCGCACTTCAAGCCGGGCAAGGAATTGCGCGAGCGGGTCGATCGTCGCGCGGGCGAGCCGCTGAAGGCCGAGGAGCCGGATGACGACCTTTAA
- a CDS encoding LapA family protein, with protein MKFIVWLIRVLVFVLLLVLALSNTQPATLNFLAGYVWSAPLILIGLAFFVIGLLAGLVSAMPAVVRLRMENSRLRRELRVARETPAVVEQPPMPPLI; from the coding sequence ATGAAATTTATCGTCTGGCTGATCCGTGTGCTGGTGTTCGTGCTGCTGCTCGTGCTCGCGCTCTCCAACACGCAACCCGCTACGCTGAATTTCCTCGCCGGCTACGTCTGGTCGGCGCCTCTGATTCTGATCGGCCTCGCGTTTTTCGTGATCGGCTTGCTCGCCGGGCTCGTGTCGGCGATGCCGGCCGTCGTGCGTCTGCGCATGGAGAATAGCCGGCTCAGGCGCGAGTTGCGCGTGGCGCGCGAGACTCCCGCCGTGGTAGAGCAGCCGCCGATGCCGCCGCTGATTTGA